CCAGGCCGAGCACTGCCGTGCCGTTGCTGATAACGGCTACGAGGTTGCCTTTTGCGGTGTATTTGTACACATTCTCCACGTCTCTCGCGATCTCCTTGCAAGGCTCCGCCACACCGGGCGAGTAGGCCAGCGAAAGATCCCACTGCGTCTTGGTGTCTTTGGTCGGGATGACTTCGATTTTGCCGGGGCGCCCTTTTGCATGGTAATCGAGCGCGTCCTGCTTGTTCAGTTTCTTGGCCATAAAAAGATTGAATTGGGGCTGCAATATACGGACTTCGGGCCGAACGGGCCTTAAATGCCTCCCCATTGTTGGTTAAAATTGCTTACTTTTACGCTGTTAAACATTCGCTTTTAATATGATACAACGCATACAAAGCCTTTGGCTCCTTCTTGCGGCCGTTGCCGGCGTAGCCGTCGCCCGCTTCGATCTGTGGAAAGCCACCTACACCAAAGGCGCCGCCGCAGGCACGGATATTTTCAACGCCACATCCAACTACATGGTTTTCATCCTGTTGATCATTAGCATCCTCCTGTCTGCCGGTTGTATCTTCCTGTATAAAAACCGCAAACTGCAATTCCGCCTGACGGTCGTGAACCTGCTCCTTTCCGTGGGCATCCTGGCGCTCATCTACCTGAAAATCGGGGAAAGCGCGCAAAAGCTGGCGGCAGACGGCGCCGTGAGCATTCGCGGCTCTTATCTCATCCCCGCCTTCCTCCCCGTGGTGATGATTGTTTGCCTCTTCCTGGCGGCACGCGGCATCTACAAAGATGAAAAGCTCATCAAATCGCTGGACCGCCTCCGCTGATCCGCGATTGCCACCATATGCAAGCCCTCCGCATGCCGG
Above is a genomic segment from Chitinophaga pollutisoli containing:
- a CDS encoding DUF4293 domain-containing protein, whose amino-acid sequence is MIQRIQSLWLLLAAVAGVAVARFDLWKATYTKGAAAGTDIFNATSNYMVFILLIISILLSAGCIFLYKNRKLQFRLTVVNLLLSVGILALIYLKIGESAQKLAADGAVSIRGSYLIPAFLPVVMIVCLFLAARGIYKDEKLIKSLDRLR